A stretch of Glandiceps talaboti chromosome 18, keGlaTala1.1, whole genome shotgun sequence DNA encodes these proteins:
- the LOC144449493 gene encoding uncharacterized protein LOC144449493, protein MAELTSYQEPCNLPSPSDMSDFTVKISGMNFKFNREVLKQQSEYFKVLFESDFFEKHNTDIELKEVPTVNAMKVLTAYINNEGLSVTPCNVNEVIAGADFLQVTEGMSKFISLIYSSIAITTWKQYLDTVVTVDERFQEPLRLVIYEWMREHYGQIWNSPGFKELPKDLQDQIQYGPYKGTETFTLCCMEHQKYTVNTKSVAKKLFTLYRGHNEESKVKTNITVNMWQQTSSSWETLTTVPADIMAKLCTMPAVFSVNDCVFLLKAHADLTGRRNVDTHYYYSLEEYWRRLHLLRYGPGSKDDIATIYLDHIYCYNIRKKVWEVLHPTTKQKSIQFTPSLLYPVQVGNKLHLIIQGKASKPGQHLCFDPQRGEWYTLEPPPLPYTELQRDADKYCFEGSAVVGAVSSATHILALELKWFPGCEMFEVDRCVSYTLFDVTKGKWTDPKTLATNDDGCNMFFMSSEDNQMKIVHARRRAIFDGFDSVIIDPTKGIVTGVNSFPQSESDNSYSREKDVFFNQDTTVAIGGKIWGCAIDPDLCSVWYRDSCKDSNPKVYDPLTNTTLSIRNPPETSISSSDQSTAGKAVQPDSKEKMKRHIRVALKLFCPQN, encoded by the coding sequence ATGGCTGAACTGACCAGTTATCAAGAACCTTGTAATTTACCCTCACCAAGTGATATGAGTGATTTCACAGTAAAAATTAGTGGTATGAACTTTAAATTCAATAGAGAAGTTCTCAAACAACAAAGCGAGTACTTCAAGGTATTGTTCGAGTCTGACTTTTTTGAAAAGCACAACACTGATATCGAGTTGAAAGAGGTTCCAACTGTCAATGCAATGAAAGTACTGACTGCATACATAAATAATGAGGGCCTCTCCGTAACTCCTTGTAATGTTAATGAAGTTATTGCTGGTGCAGACTTCCTTCAAGTCACTGAGGGTATGTCAAAATTCATATCATTGATCTACAGTTCAATAGCAATCACAACATGGAAACAATACCTGGACACAGTGGTCACCGTTGATGAGAGATTTCAGGAACCACTAAGACTGGTTATCTATGAATGGATGAGAGAACATTATGGTCAGATTTGGAATTCACCAGGTTTCAAGGAATTACCAAAAGACCTGCAAGATCAAATCCAATATGGGCCATACAAGGGTACAGAAACATTTACCCTTTGCTGTATGGAACATCAGAAGTATACAGTTAATACCAAATCTGTAGcaaaaaaattatttactttATATCGTGGGCATAATGAGGAAAGTAAAGTTAAAACCAACATAACAGTAAATATGTGGCAACAAACATCATCTTCTTGGGAAACTTTAACTACTGTACCTGCAGATATAATGGCAAAGCTCTGTACAATGCCAGCTGTGTTTTCTGTCAATGACTGTGTGTTCTTATTGAAAGCACATGCTGATCTTACCGGGCGGCGTAATGTTGATACTCATTATTACTACTCTTTAGAGGAATACTGGCGAAGACTGCACTTACTTAGGTATGGCCCCGGTTCTAAAGATGACATAGCAACAATATATTTAGATCACATATATTGCTACAATATCAGAAAGAAAGTTTGGGAAGTCTTACACCCAACAACCAAACAGAAATCAATACAATTTACACCATCTCTGCTGTATCCAGTACAAGTAGGTAATAAGCTACATCTTATTATACAGGGAAAAGCAAGCAAACCTGGTCAGCATTTATGCTTTGATCCCCAAAGAGGTGAATGGTACACTTTGGAACCACCCCCTCTCCCATATACAGAACTCCAAAGGGATGCTGATAAATATTGCTTTGAAGGTTCAGCAGTAGTGGGTGCAGTAAGCAGTGCCACACATATTCTTGCTCTAGAGTTAAAGTGGTTTCCAGGGTGTGAAATGTTTGAAGTGGACCGGTGTGTCAGTTACACTTTGTTTGACGTGACCAAAGGAAAGTGGACAGATCCTAAGACTCTGGCTACCAATGATGACGGTTGTAACATGTTTTTTATGTCCTCTGAAGATAACCAAATGAAGATAGTGCATGCTCGTCGTAGAGCAATATTTGATGGGTTTGACTCTGTGATCATTGATCCTACAAAAGGCATTGTTACAGGGGTCAATTCATTCCCCCAATCAGAATCAGACAATAGTTATAGTAGGGAGAAGGATGTGTTTTTTAATCAAGACACAACAGTTGCTATTGGTGGAAAAATATGGGGTTGTGCAATTGACCCAGACCTCTGCAGTGTATGGTACAGGGACTCTTGCAAAGATAGCAATCCAAAAGTGTATGACCCACTCACCAATACAACCTTGTCTATACGTAATCCTCCAGAAACCTCAATATCAAGTTCAGATCAGTCTACAGCTGGTAAGGCAGTGCAACCTGACAgtaaagagaaaatgaaaaggCATATACGAGTGGCTTTGAAACTTTTTTGTCCCCAAAATTAA
- the LOC144449205 gene encoding protein SSUH2 homolog, with protein sequence MDQPPSYDQAQARSHDGQARGEGVDESGVDINIDGNAAPPGYETLGFTDTSVPPPPYTSVVQPDASLRQFTPINLSEDEVREALLSFVQDHRCHSNRAAREMNINNILPSSALHYELLTFTESRTTKFMRIPFNGEEVDGPSNGTPPNAWDVSCSPRKLFEPDVHFVEIPHTATVGKCHRCNGSGEMKCVRCSGTGMFKCTLCGGRGTKSQFNSSLKEWAPAKCYSCDGSGRSSCTNCFERGKLTCATCWGAGKITKFVQMTVTYKVHKNNCVVEHSDFPSEYIQGIEGMTIFEETKDMVLPIVTYPDEELVENSKRLVSLHANNAEDNMRKIVKQRHQIKAVPVSEVHWTWQSKGSRFWVYGQQRYVYSPKYPHKRFKGCVIS encoded by the exons ATGGACCAACCACCGTCTTACGACCAAG CCCAAGCAAGGTCACATGATGGCCAAGCAAGAGGTGAGGGTGTTGATGAAAGTGGTGTTGATATTAACATAGATGGTAATGCTGCACCTCCAGGATATGAAACATTGGGTTTTACAG ATACAAGTGTTCCCCCACCGCCATATACAAGCGTTGTTCAACCTGATGCATCACTGCGTCAATTTACACC AATCAATTTAAGTGAAGATGAAGTCAGAGAAGCCTTACTGAGTTTTGTACAGGATCACCGTTGTCATAGCAACAGAGCAGCACGGGAAATGAACATCAATAACATCCTACCTTCCAGTGCATTACAT TATGAGCTATTGACATTCACAGAGAGTCGAACAACAAAGTTTATGCGTATTCCCTTTAACG GAGAAGAAGTTGATGGCCCTTCCAATGGAACCCCACCAAATGCATGGGATGTTTCGTGTTCACCGAGAAAATTATTTGAACCAGATGTACACTTTGTTGAAATTCCACACACAGCTACCGTTGGGAAATGCCATCGATGTAATGGGTCAGGTGAAATGAAATGTGTTCGCTGTTCAGGCACGGGAATG TTTAAATGCACTTTATGTGGTGGACGAGGAACCAAGAGTCAATTTAATAGTAGTCTTAAAGAATGGGCACCAGCCAAATGCTACTCATGTGATGGCAGTGGACGATCAAG ttgtacaaattgttttgaAAGAGGAAAATTGACATGTGCAACATGTTGGGGTGCAGGGAAGATAACAAAGTTTGTGCAGATGACTGTCACATA TAAAGTTCACAAAAATAACTGTGTTGTTGAACATTCTGACTTTCCAAGTGAATATATCCAAGGGATTGAAGGAATGACTATCTTTGAAGAGACAAAGGACATG GTACTGCCTATTGTTACATATCCTGATGAAGAGTTGGTGGAAAACTCAAAGCGACTTGTTAGCTTACATGCCAATAATGCTGAGGATAACATGAGGAAAATTGTTAAAcag CGACACCAAATTAAAGCTGTACCTGTGTCAGAGGTTCACTGGACATGGCAAAGCAAAGGAAGCAGGTTCTGGGTTTATGGTCAACAGAGATATGTGTATAGTCCCAAATATCCACATAAACGTTTTAAGGGCTGTGTCATTTCATAA